The Blastopirellula marina genome has a window encoding:
- a CDS encoding 2-oxoacid:acceptor oxidoreductase subunit alpha, with protein sequence MSTTTDETTVVKEIQPLEEATVRFCGDSGDGMQLAGTQFSNTSALAGNDIATFPDFPAEIRAPRGTLAGVSGFQIHFASHDIFTPGETVDALVAMNPAALKTNLGDLKRNGVLIVNSNAFDKKALGQAGYENNPIEDDSLTAYQVFSVPMTSMTRGAVEGLDLSQKEADRCRNFFAMGLVFWLYGRSMEPTLRFIDAKFSKLPAIAEANRRALKAGYNFGETTDAFRSSYSVEKAKLPPGKYRNMTGNQALAWGLISAAKLSEKKLFLGSYPITPASDILHELSKYKNYDVLTFQAEDEIAAVCAAIGAAYGGEMALTTTSGPGMALKGEAMGLAMMLELPLVIVDVQRGGPSTGLPTKTEQADLLQAMFGRNGESPIPIIAARSPADCFDVAIEAWRIATRFMTPIVILTDGYIANGSEPWRIPNMADLPKIEVSHPGPRNEDDPPFMAYKRNEELARPWAIPGTPGLMHRVGGLEKQDGTGNVSYDPQNHHHMVLTRAKKVANIAEAVPPQEVMGSDSGKVLVVSWGGTYGSCRTAVARLQAQGKSVSHAHVRYLNPFPRNLGQLLSQFDKVLVPELNLGQLRMLLRDKFLVDAVGLNKVQGKPFTTTEIAEKIESMLD encoded by the coding sequence ATGTCCACCACTACTGATGAAACGACGGTCGTAAAAGAGATTCAGCCTTTGGAAGAAGCCACTGTGCGCTTCTGCGGCGACTCTGGCGACGGTATGCAATTGGCCGGTACGCAGTTCTCGAATACCTCGGCCCTGGCCGGTAACGACATTGCGACCTTCCCTGACTTCCCGGCTGAAATCCGTGCTCCGCGTGGAACGCTGGCTGGCGTGAGTGGTTTCCAGATTCACTTCGCCTCGCACGATATTTTCACCCCAGGCGAAACGGTCGATGCGCTCGTGGCCATGAATCCCGCGGCCCTCAAAACCAACCTGGGCGACCTGAAGCGCAACGGCGTGCTGATCGTCAACAGCAACGCGTTCGACAAGAAGGCGCTTGGTCAGGCCGGTTACGAAAACAACCCGATCGAAGACGATTCGCTCACCGCCTACCAGGTTTTCTCGGTCCCCATGACCAGCATGACCCGTGGTGCCGTGGAAGGGCTCGACCTGAGCCAGAAGGAAGCGGACCGCTGCCGTAACTTCTTTGCGATGGGCCTGGTCTTCTGGCTGTATGGTCGCTCGATGGAGCCGACCCTGCGATTCATCGATGCCAAGTTCTCGAAGCTGCCGGCCATTGCTGAAGCCAACCGCCGCGCTTTGAAAGCCGGTTATAACTTCGGCGAGACGACCGACGCTTTCCGCAGCAGCTACTCGGTCGAAAAGGCCAAGCTGCCACCAGGCAAATATCGCAACATGACCGGCAACCAGGCACTCGCTTGGGGCTTGATCAGTGCGGCCAAGCTGAGCGAGAAGAAGCTGTTCCTTGGTTCGTACCCGATCACGCCAGCCAGTGACATTCTGCACGAACTGAGCAAGTACAAGAACTACGACGTGCTGACCTTCCAGGCCGAAGACGAGATCGCAGCCGTTTGTGCTGCGATTGGTGCGGCCTACGGTGGCGAGATGGCACTCACCACGACCAGTGGCCCCGGTATGGCCCTCAAGGGTGAAGCGATGGGCCTGGCGATGATGCTGGAACTGCCCCTGGTGATCGTCGACGTTCAGCGTGGTGGACCCAGCACCGGTCTGCCAACCAAGACCGAGCAGGCCGACTTGCTGCAAGCCATGTTCGGCCGAAACGGCGAATCGCCGATACCGATCATCGCGGCCCGCAGCCCTGCTGACTGTTTCGACGTGGCCATCGAAGCCTGGCGAATCGCAACGCGTTTCATGACGCCAATCGTCATCCTGACCGACGGCTACATTGCCAACGGTAGCGAGCCGTGGCGGATTCCGAACATGGCCGATCTACCGAAGATCGAAGTTTCGCATCCTGGCCCGCGTAACGAAGACGATCCGCCGTTTATGGCCTACAAGCGAAACGAAGAGCTGGCCCGTCCATGGGCGATTCCAGGTACTCCTGGCTTGATGCACCGCGTTGGTGGTCTCGAAAAACAGGATGGTACCGGTAACGTTAGCTACGATCCGCAAAACCACCATCACATGGTGCTGACCCGTGCCAAGAAGGTTGCCAACATTGCCGAAGCGGTTCCACCGCAAGAGGTGATGGGCAGCGACAGCGGCAAGGTGTTGGTCGTCAGTTGGGGCGGAACTTATGGTTCGTGCCGCACGGCCGTTGCCCGACTCCAAGCCCAAGGCAAGTCGGTCAGCCACGCTCATGTGCGTTACCTCAACCCGTTCCCGCGTAACCTGGGCCAGTTGCTTTCGCAGTTCGACAAAGTGCTGGTTCCGGAATTGAACCTGGGCCAACTGCGAATGTTGCTTCGCGACAAGTTCCTGGTAGACGCAGTCGGATTAAACAAGGTGCAAGGCAAGCCTTTCACCACGACCGAGATCGCCGAAAAGATCGAGTCAATGTTGGACTAA
- a CDS encoding alpha/beta hydrolase: MTAWKTIFVAFFAFAAIAAPAMAESPSIRKVPNLVFAEREGKTLKADLYLPPGEGPYPTILMIHGGAWVGGSRSHMTTHALFLANNGYAVATITYRFAPNHIFPAQLEDCQSALNWLVTHADQYQLDTNRMGGWGYSAGGHLACLVATVEAEKGAGVPQLKAVVAGGAPCDFTCEPPQSERLKFFLGGSRADVPGTYEEASPLTHVTAKCPPIFFFHGTQDSVVPMRNAEVMHDKLTALGIPTTFYKLEGRGHLGTFIDPAAKREALKFLDGHLKLGKS; encoded by the coding sequence GTGACTGCTTGGAAAACAATATTCGTTGCGTTTTTTGCTTTTGCGGCCATAGCGGCCCCGGCGATGGCCGAATCTCCTTCGATTCGCAAGGTGCCCAATCTCGTTTTCGCCGAGCGGGAAGGCAAGACGCTCAAGGCCGATCTCTATTTGCCCCCAGGCGAAGGACCCTACCCGACCATCCTCATGATTCATGGCGGAGCGTGGGTCGGAGGTTCGCGAAGTCATATGACAACGCATGCGTTGTTCCTGGCCAATAACGGCTACGCGGTGGCGACAATTACGTATCGTTTCGCCCCCAATCACATTTTCCCAGCTCAACTGGAAGACTGTCAGTCAGCGCTCAACTGGCTGGTCACGCATGCCGACCAGTATCAGTTAGATACTAATCGCATGGGCGGCTGGGGCTACTCGGCCGGTGGCCATCTGGCGTGTCTTGTGGCGACCGTTGAAGCTGAGAAGGGGGCCGGCGTGCCGCAGCTGAAAGCGGTCGTCGCTGGGGGTGCTCCGTGCGATTTCACCTGCGAGCCACCCCAAAGCGAACGGCTGAAATTCTTTCTCGGCGGGTCGCGAGCTGACGTGCCTGGTACCTACGAAGAAGCATCGCCACTAACCCATGTGACGGCCAAGTGTCCTCCGATTTTCTTTTTTCATGGAACGCAGGATAGTGTCGTTCCGATGCGGAATGCCGAGGTCATGCACGACAAACTCACTGCGTTGGGCATCCCGACCACCTTCTACAAGCTGGAAGGGCGCGGGCACCTGGGAACGTTCATCGATCCCGCCGCCAAGCGAGAGGCATTGAAATTCCTGGACGGACATCTCAAACTCGGGAAGTCGTAG
- the ribA gene encoding GTP cyclohydrolase II, whose translation MSNRFSTVQAAVDAIKAGKVIIVVDAEDRENEGDFVAAAEKTTPEVVNFMITQGRGLLCTACLPDVCERLELTPLVENNNAPLRTAFTTPIDHKNAKTGITAKERSETIMSMVDHNSTADDFVRPGHVYPLLAKEGGVLRRAGHTEAAVDLARMAGLTPAGSLCEILNEEGDRASREELIAIAEKFNLEIISIEQLIRHRRVNEKLVERGAEAKLPTTFGEFDIIVYDVKYETQEPVAIAMGDLSSVEAPLVRLHSSCFTGDLINSLRCDCGDQLKMALQRISEEGVGALIYLPQEGRGIGLKAKIRAYALQDQGLDTVEANHALGFKSDMRDYGVGIQILKDLGLSKIRLLTNNPKKTDAFIYGGFDLEVVDQVPIHPEPNPHNQKYLDTKRDKMGHRLP comes from the coding sequence GTGAGCAACCGATTTTCCACCGTGCAAGCGGCCGTCGATGCGATCAAAGCTGGCAAAGTCATCATTGTGGTCGATGCCGAAGATCGGGAAAACGAAGGAGATTTCGTCGCTGCTGCGGAAAAAACGACCCCCGAAGTGGTGAATTTCATGATCACCCAGGGGCGCGGTTTGCTATGCACGGCTTGCCTGCCGGATGTGTGCGAACGCCTGGAACTGACCCCGCTGGTCGAGAACAACAACGCCCCGCTGCGTACGGCCTTCACGACCCCCATCGACCACAAGAACGCCAAAACCGGCATCACGGCCAAAGAACGCTCGGAAACGATCATGTCCATGGTCGACCACAATTCAACCGCCGACGACTTCGTCCGGCCTGGCCACGTTTACCCCCTGCTGGCCAAAGAAGGGGGCGTGCTGCGTCGCGCCGGGCACACCGAAGCAGCGGTCGATCTGGCCCGCATGGCTGGCCTGACCCCGGCAGGTTCGCTGTGCGAGATCCTCAACGAAGAAGGAGACCGAGCATCGCGTGAAGAACTGATCGCCATCGCCGAGAAGTTCAACCTCGAGATCATCTCCATCGAACAGCTCATCCGCCATCGCCGCGTGAACGAGAAGCTGGTCGAACGCGGCGCAGAAGCGAAGCTGCCGACAACCTTCGGCGAGTTCGACATCATCGTCTACGACGTCAAGTACGAAACGCAGGAACCGGTGGCGATCGCCATGGGGGATCTCTCTTCGGTCGAAGCCCCACTGGTTCGCTTGCACAGCAGTTGCTTCACGGGGGACCTGATCAACTCGCTGCGCTGCGACTGTGGCGATCAGCTGAAAATGGCCCTGCAGCGAATCAGCGAAGAGGGGGTGGGGGCTTTGATCTACCTGCCGCAGGAAGGACGCGGCATCGGTCTGAAAGCGAAGATCCGAGCCTACGCCCTGCAAGACCAGGGGCTCGATACGGTCGAAGCGAATCATGCCCTTGGCTTCAAGAGCGACATGCGCGACTACGGCGTGGGGATTCAGATTCTGAAAGACCTGGGCCTATCGAAGATTCGTCTGCTGACGAACAACCCGAAGAAGACCGACGCATTCATCTACGGCGGCTTCGACCTGGAAGTGGTCGATCAGGTTCCGATTCACCCCGAACCAAACCCACACAACCAGAAATACCTGGATACGAAGCGCGACAAAATGGGACATCGCTTGCCGTAG
- a CDS encoding RrF2 family transcriptional regulator, which yields MMTVSAKTEYACIAMIELAARYESGQPARLREIVEAQGIPQPFLVQIMAQLKAAGLVLTSRGSAGGYRLAQAPDRITLADIFQVIEGNGDQTESNLQKPTPATEALCGVWGQISQARTKLLEEVTLANLAARVAEQPDEMFYI from the coding sequence ATGATGACAGTCTCGGCGAAAACCGAATACGCATGCATCGCGATGATCGAACTGGCAGCCCGGTATGAATCGGGTCAACCAGCTCGGCTGCGCGAGATCGTCGAGGCCCAAGGTATCCCGCAGCCGTTTCTCGTGCAGATTATGGCCCAGCTTAAAGCTGCCGGCCTGGTGCTCACCTCGCGTGGCTCTGCCGGTGGCTATCGGTTGGCTCAGGCACCCGATCGTATTACCTTGGCCGATATTTTTCAGGTCATCGAAGGGAACGGCGATCAGACCGAATCGAATCTGCAAAAGCCAACGCCAGCGACCGAAGCATTGTGTGGTGTGTGGGGGCAAATCAGTCAGGCACGCACGAAGCTTCTGGAAGAGGTGACGCTGGCCAATCTGGCCGCACGCGTCGCCGAACAACCCGACGAAATGTTTTACATCTAG
- a CDS encoding phosphoadenylyl-sulfate reductase: MPAISLTSVVPIEVNAMSAGEVTPQQQTTSEMLQPTPELMAELAEASQRLESATPEEIIRWGAERFGLKLTMGTAFGPEGCVILYLLSQVAPQTPVFNLDTGYQFQETLDVRDQIREKFGIDVELLQPEHTVEEYEQIHGGPLYKTNPTQCCFDRKIKVLKRGAEGKHAWISAIRRDQSEDRAKASIVGWDKKFGLVKINPLANQSKSWVWRMITEHGIPYNVLHDQGYTSIGCWPCTRAVLAGEDERAGRWSGTAKTECGLHTMEDDSPNA, encoded by the coding sequence ATGCCAGCAATTAGCCTTACCTCGGTGGTCCCGATTGAAGTGAATGCCATGTCGGCCGGTGAAGTAACTCCCCAGCAGCAAACAACTTCCGAAATGCTACAACCCACGCCTGAGCTGATGGCCGAGCTGGCGGAAGCCTCCCAGCGGCTTGAATCGGCCACCCCGGAAGAGATCATCCGCTGGGGTGCCGAGCGCTTCGGCTTGAAATTGACCATGGGTACCGCTTTTGGTCCGGAGGGGTGCGTCATTCTTTACCTCCTTTCCCAGGTCGCCCCTCAAACGCCCGTCTTTAACCTCGACACAGGCTACCAGTTCCAGGAAACGCTCGACGTTCGCGACCAGATTCGCGAGAAGTTCGGCATCGATGTCGAACTGTTGCAGCCGGAACACACGGTCGAAGAGTACGAACAAATCCACGGCGGACCCCTCTATAAGACGAACCCCACGCAGTGCTGCTTCGATCGCAAGATCAAGGTCCTCAAGCGTGGTGCGGAAGGGAAGCATGCCTGGATCAGTGCGATTCGCCGCGATCAAAGCGAAGACCGAGCCAAGGCCAGCATCGTCGGCTGGGATAAGAAGTTCGGCCTGGTGAAGATCAACCCGCTGGCCAACCAGAGCAAAAGCTGGGTTTGGAGGATGATCACCGAACATGGCATTCCGTACAACGTGCTCCACGATCAAGGCTACACCAGCATTGGCTGCTGGCCCTGCACGCGGGCCGTACTGGCCGGCGAAGACGAACGAGCCGGTCGTTGGAGCGGTACCGCCAAGACCGAGTGCGGTTTGCACACGATGGAAGACGATAGCCCCAACGCGTAG
- a CDS encoding cation:proton antiporter, with protein sequence MDPLEILALNLIVILAAGFVSGAFCRYYHFSTIVGYLVVGAIIGDGGLQILHTENHDLKHLAEMGALFLLFSIGTEISWEELKHVGPWILVAGFVQLVAVSVPASLLFAMIGIPWQGAALLGAAVALSSTVLVFRALHELNVASSPGGLRSVGILLFQDMAIVPLMLAVPLLAATGENSSYEFIRLATVSLLFVTTIPVLAFVTHRFALPLFSMLRSRELLLLFALALLGGGCFVAHMLGLPAAFGAFGAGLILGGNRFTQQVDALTLPFRESFAAVFFISLGGLLDIQALLRDPMLVLIGFPLIVAVKTLGAALALKLSGMNWKVALLMGLGLSQVGELSFLLLSAGMESKLINEAHYNQMLVLAIGTMILTPGLIKWGIRKLRDEPALHTKKEEKPIEAREQIREAVIIGVGPVARQVASRIETSGADVRFIDLNSVNTYPLVQAGFRAVTGDATKRKTLEEAEIAHANLVLVAVPDDEASVQIVKTIRGMNRHCTILARCRYQRNRERLHLVGADYVTDEESQTALQLIGMIEKLAESESF encoded by the coding sequence GTGGATCCGCTTGAAATCCTGGCACTCAACCTGATTGTGATTCTGGCCGCAGGCTTCGTGTCGGGTGCGTTTTGTCGTTATTACCACTTTTCGACGATTGTGGGCTACCTGGTGGTTGGGGCCATTATTGGCGATGGTGGCTTGCAGATTCTGCATACAGAAAACCACGATCTCAAGCATCTTGCGGAAATGGGAGCCCTGTTCCTTCTGTTTTCGATCGGTACCGAAATCTCGTGGGAAGAACTCAAGCATGTCGGCCCATGGATCCTGGTGGCTGGCTTCGTTCAACTGGTTGCCGTAAGCGTTCCGGCCAGCTTATTGTTTGCGATGATCGGGATTCCCTGGCAAGGAGCCGCATTATTGGGGGCGGCGGTGGCACTCAGTTCGACCGTGCTCGTCTTTCGCGCCCTGCACGAGCTGAACGTAGCTTCCTCGCCTGGGGGCTTGCGCAGCGTGGGGATCTTGCTGTTTCAAGATATGGCGATCGTCCCACTGATGCTGGCCGTGCCTCTTTTGGCTGCCACGGGCGAAAATTCCAGCTATGAGTTCATCCGCCTGGCGACCGTTTCGCTGCTGTTTGTGACCACGATTCCCGTTCTCGCGTTCGTAACCCACCGTTTCGCGCTGCCGCTGTTTTCGATGCTTCGCAGCCGTGAACTGCTGCTGCTTTTCGCGTTGGCACTGCTGGGCGGCGGCTGCTTCGTGGCCCATATGCTTGGGCTTCCGGCAGCATTCGGGGCCTTTGGAGCAGGCCTGATCCTCGGCGGAAATCGCTTCACGCAGCAGGTCGATGCCCTGACGCTGCCGTTCCGCGAAAGCTTCGCGGCGGTGTTCTTTATCTCGCTGGGTGGTTTGCTCGATATTCAAGCGCTGCTGCGAGATCCGATGTTGGTGCTGATTGGTTTTCCCCTGATTGTCGCGGTGAAAACACTGGGGGCGGCCTTGGCTCTGAAGCTTTCCGGCATGAACTGGAAGGTCGCTTTATTGATGGGGCTGGGGCTTTCGCAGGTAGGCGAATTGAGCTTTCTGCTGTTGTCGGCAGGAATGGAATCGAAGCTCATCAACGAGGCGCACTACAACCAAATGCTGGTGCTAGCGATCGGTACGATGATTCTGACCCCAGGCCTGATCAAATGGGGTATTCGTAAGCTGCGCGACGAACCGGCGTTGCATACCAAGAAGGAAGAAAAGCCGATCGAGGCCCGCGAGCAGATTCGCGAAGCGGTGATCATTGGCGTGGGGCCGGTTGCCCGGCAAGTTGCCTCGCGGATCGAAACTTCCGGGGCGGACGTCCGCTTTATCGACCTCAACTCGGTGAATACCTATCCCTTGGTACAAGCCGGTTTCCGAGCCGTCACCGGCGATGCCACCAAGCGTAAGACGCTCGAAGAAGCTGAGATCGCCCACGCCAACCTGGTTCTGGTGGCTGTGCCGGACGATGAAGCATCGGTGCAAATCGTCAAAACGATTCGCGGGATGAACCGCCACTGCACCATCCTGGCCCGCTGCCGCTATCAGCGGAACCGCGAACGTCTGCATCTGGTGGGTGCCGACTACGTCACCGACGAAGAGTCGCAAACGGCCCTGCAACTGATCGGGATGATTGAGAAGCTGGCCGAGAGTGAATCGTTCTAA
- a CDS encoding rhamnulokinase yields MSNKTYLAVDLGASSGRVLGGRFDGTKLELEEVHRFENGPVAFAGHLHWDLLKLWQNIKDGLTSAGTKFGRDISSIGVDTWGVDFALLGRNDELLGNPYHYRDPRTQGIFDRAFATVSREEIFAETGLQFMEINTLYQLIAMREANSSILEAAQSFLMMPDMFHWLLTGEKGNELTNATTTQLFNPVTKQWSQKLIDGFDLPGHIFGEIVDPGTVVGPLRETVLEQIGLSGTKVVRPGTHDTASAVVAVPAKSSPGEMPNWCYISSGTWSLMGVETPHPIINDQCAEFNYTNEGGVYGTTRLLKNIAGLWLVQECRRIWKQGGHEYGYSDLVRMSQEATPLASFVNPDHPDFAAPQDMPAQLRDFCRRTGQIIPETDGALIRCVLESLAMRYRVVHRKLQDLTGTKIDTIHIVGGGTQNQLLCQMAADACNCQVVAGPVEATAIGNLMLQAVASGDIGSLAEGREVIRNSFPVVTYEPKTPTMWDDAFPRFEKTCRI; encoded by the coding sequence ATGTCTAACAAGACCTACCTCGCCGTCGACCTGGGTGCTTCCAGTGGTCGAGTTCTCGGTGGCCGATTCGATGGTACCAAGCTGGAACTCGAAGAAGTCCATCGCTTCGAGAACGGACCGGTTGCCTTCGCCGGGCATCTGCACTGGGACCTCTTGAAGCTTTGGCAGAATATCAAAGACGGTCTGACCAGTGCCGGCACGAAGTTTGGCCGCGACATCAGCAGCATTGGGGTCGATACATGGGGGGTCGACTTCGCGCTTCTCGGCCGCAACGACGAACTGCTTGGCAATCCGTATCATTACCGTGATCCACGCACCCAGGGGATCTTCGACCGAGCATTCGCCACGGTCAGCCGTGAAGAGATCTTTGCCGAGACCGGTTTGCAGTTCATGGAGATCAACACGCTGTATCAGCTGATCGCCATGCGGGAGGCCAACAGCTCGATCCTGGAGGCGGCCCAAAGCTTTCTGATGATGCCCGACATGTTTCACTGGCTGTTGACCGGGGAAAAAGGAAACGAGCTCACCAACGCCACCACCACGCAGCTGTTCAACCCCGTTACCAAGCAGTGGTCTCAGAAGCTGATCGACGGTTTCGACCTGCCAGGACACATCTTCGGCGAGATCGTCGACCCAGGCACCGTGGTGGGGCCGCTGCGCGAAACGGTGCTCGAACAGATCGGCCTGAGCGGCACGAAGGTCGTTCGCCCTGGTACGCACGATACGGCCTCGGCCGTGGTAGCCGTACCGGCGAAGAGTTCGCCCGGAGAGATGCCCAACTGGTGCTATATCTCCAGCGGGACATGGTCGCTGATGGGGGTCGAGACGCCTCATCCGATCATCAACGACCAGTGCGCCGAGTTTAACTACACCAACGAAGGGGGCGTCTATGGCACAACGCGTTTGCTAAAGAACATCGCCGGGCTGTGGCTGGTGCAGGAATGCCGCCGCATCTGGAAGCAAGGTGGCCACGAGTACGGCTATTCCGACCTGGTTCGCATGTCGCAGGAAGCCACGCCACTGGCTTCGTTCGTGAACCCAGATCATCCCGACTTTGCCGCTCCACAGGACATGCCGGCGCAGCTGCGTGATTTCTGCCGCCGCACCGGTCAGATTATTCCTGAAACCGACGGGGCACTCATTCGCTGCGTGCTGGAGAGCCTGGCGATGCGATACCGCGTGGTGCATCGCAAGCTGCAGGATTTGACCGGCACCAAGATCGATACGATCCACATCGTCGGTGGTGGTACGCAGAACCAACTGCTGTGTCAGATGGCCGCCGATGCATGCAACTGCCAGGTGGTGGCCGGCCCCGTGGAAGCGACCGCGATTGGCAACCTCATGCTGCAAGCCGTCGCTTCCGGCGACATCGGCAGCCTGGCCGAGGGACGTGAAGTTATTCGCAACAGCTTCCCCGTGGTAACGTACGAACCGAAGACTCCCACAATGTGGGACGATGCGTTTCCTCGGTTCGAGAAGACCTGCCGCATCTAA
- a CDS encoding Gfo/Idh/MocA family protein produces MIKVGIVGVGFMSWIHYLAYQKVRGMSVAGFCSRDAKKQKGDWRGIKGNFGPAGEQIDVSKMNVCATLEELLADDSIDMIDICLPPALHEEATIAALNAGKHVLVEKPIALNPAAAKRMQKAAEKNGKLLLTAHVLPFFADFNFALEAARSGKFGKLLGGHFKRLINDPTWIKDFFNLEKVGGPLLDLHIHDAHFIRLMFGMPTSVTSSGRMRGDCVEYCTTQFGFADKSYVVTATSGVLHQAARSFTHGFEIHYEEATLLMDFAVIDDAPVVSMPLTVLPKKGKSKQPKLKGGDPVDSFAAELKEVQKSIEEGKPSDILGGELAVDALILCQKQADSVAKGKTIRV; encoded by the coding sequence ATGATTAAAGTTGGCATCGTTGGCGTTGGATTTATGAGCTGGATTCACTACCTCGCTTACCAGAAGGTACGCGGGATGAGTGTGGCCGGCTTTTGCTCGCGCGATGCCAAGAAGCAAAAAGGGGACTGGCGAGGCATCAAAGGGAACTTTGGCCCGGCTGGCGAGCAGATTGATGTCTCGAAGATGAACGTCTGTGCGACGCTCGAAGAGCTGTTGGCCGACGATTCAATCGACATGATCGACATTTGCCTCCCCCCTGCCCTGCACGAAGAAGCAACCATCGCGGCGCTGAACGCTGGCAAGCATGTCCTGGTCGAAAAGCCGATCGCCCTGAATCCTGCCGCCGCCAAGCGGATGCAGAAAGCAGCCGAGAAGAATGGCAAGCTGCTGCTGACCGCCCATGTGCTTCCCTTCTTCGCCGATTTCAACTTCGCGTTGGAAGCGGCCCGTAGCGGCAAGTTCGGCAAGCTGCTGGGTGGGCACTTCAAGCGATTGATCAACGACCCGACCTGGATCAAGGACTTCTTCAACCTGGAAAAGGTAGGCGGTCCCCTCTTGGACCTGCACATTCACGATGCCCACTTCATTCGCCTGATGTTTGGCATGCCAACCAGCGTGACCAGCAGCGGCCGCATGCGAGGGGATTGTGTCGAGTACTGCACCACGCAGTTCGGTTTCGCCGACAAAAGCTACGTCGTAACGGCTACCAGCGGCGTGCTGCACCAGGCAGCTCGTAGTTTCACCCATGGCTTCGAGATCCACTACGAAGAAGCCACGCTGTTGATGGACTTCGCCGTGATTGATGACGCCCCGGTGGTCTCGATGCCGCTGACGGTGCTGCCCAAGAAGGGGAAGTCGAAGCAGCCGAAGCTCAAGGGGGGCGATCCAGTCGACTCGTTCGCCGCCGAGCTGAAGGAAGTGCAAAAGAGCATCGAAGAAGGCAAGCCGTCCGATATCCTCGGCGGGGAATTAGCCGTCGACGCCCTAATCCTTTGCCAGAAGCAGGCCGACTCGGTGGCCAAGGGAAAGACGATTCGCGTTTAA
- the groES gene encoding co-chaperone GroES — protein sequence MATATKKKASSTKQRLQPLGDRVVVRRDELEEKTSGGIFLPETAKNKPSRGVVVSVGNGRLLEDGSRSPLQVKEGDKVVFSMYAGSDTFTVGDDEVILLREDDILAVIEG from the coding sequence ATGGCAACGGCTACGAAAAAGAAGGCTTCGAGCACCAAACAGCGTTTGCAGCCCCTGGGCGATCGCGTTGTCGTCCGTCGTGACGAGCTGGAAGAAAAGACCTCGGGCGGGATCTTCCTGCCAGAAACCGCCAAGAACAAGCCATCGCGTGGCGTGGTGGTGAGCGTTGGCAACGGTCGTCTGCTGGAAGACGGCAGCCGCAGCCCACTGCAAGTGAAGGAAGGCGACAAGGTCGTTTTCAGCATGTATGCCGGTAGCGACACCTTCACCGTCGGCGACGACGAAGTCATCCTGCTCCGCGAAGACGACATCCTGGCCGTCATCGAAGGCTAG